The Phycisphaerae bacterium genome window below encodes:
- a CDS encoding cation transporter produces MNAHHSQGVREIKRVTWIGLVINIALAALKLTAGILGRSQVVVADAVHSLSDCSTDIVILVGVRFWSQPPDEKHPHGHRRIETLITMAIGVVLGAVAVGLAYHAIVTLQERDEHVPGWIAFVAAIISIVVKESLYRWTVAIGRRIRSSAVVANAWHHRSDAFSSFPAALAVAAAALYPPWWFVDHIGAVVVSLFILQAAWRIVHPTLGELADVGASPDDRRRIEELAMATEGVRLVHALRTRFVGPGLHVDLHIKVDPQMTVWEGHEISEQVKRRLLDDGPDVLDVVVHLEPYRGPE; encoded by the coding sequence TTGAATGCACATCATTCACAGGGCGTGCGGGAGATCAAGCGGGTCACGTGGATCGGCTTGGTCATCAACATCGCCCTGGCGGCGCTGAAGCTGACGGCGGGCATTCTGGGCCGAAGCCAGGTGGTCGTGGCCGACGCAGTACACAGCCTCTCCGACTGCAGCACCGATATTGTGATTCTGGTGGGCGTTCGGTTCTGGTCGCAGCCGCCGGACGAGAAGCACCCGCACGGGCATCGTCGGATCGAGACGCTGATCACCATGGCCATTGGCGTGGTTCTGGGAGCGGTGGCGGTGGGTCTGGCCTACCACGCGATCGTGACGCTGCAGGAACGCGACGAGCACGTGCCGGGCTGGATCGCGTTTGTGGCGGCCATCATCTCGATCGTGGTCAAGGAGAGTCTGTACCGCTGGACGGTGGCGATCGGACGGCGCATCCGTTCATCGGCGGTGGTGGCCAACGCGTGGCACCACCGTTCCGACGCCTTCTCTTCATTTCCCGCCGCCTTGGCGGTGGCGGCGGCTGCGCTCTACCCTCCGTGGTGGTTTGTCGACCACATTGGGGCGGTGGTGGTTTCGCTGTTCATCCTGCAGGCGGCGTGGAGGATCGTCCACCCGACGCTGGGCGAACTGGCCGACGTGGGCGCTTCGCCGGACGACCGCCGACGGATCGAGGAACTGGCGATGGCGACGGAAGGGGTGCGACTGGTCCACGCCCTGCGGACGCGGTTCGTCGGGCCAGGGCTGCACGTGGACCTGCATATCAAGGTCGATCCGCAGATGACGGTCTGGGAAGGCCACGAGATCTCCGAACAGGTCAAACGGCGGCTCCTGGATGACGGGCCGGACGTGTTGGATGTCGTGGTGCACCTGGAGCCGTACCGCGGCCCGGAGTGA